In Pan paniscus chromosome 1, NHGRI_mPanPan1-v2.0_pri, whole genome shotgun sequence, the DNA window ATTCCTACTCAGCTGcagaaaatgaatataaagatCTTAATCATGGTATACTATAATGCAGTTAGTCGAAGTGATTCTTTATTCTCAGTACTTATAACCGGTCATTTTTATGTAGAACTGAAAATATGTGTTATGGGACCTACTTTTCGTTCAATATTAAAAGGATTTTCAAGGACTTTGAACCAAGATTGTTAATTCATAATGATTTGTCTTTGACCACATTAACATTACATGTTGTTTTAGTAAGAGGgtagataaaatgaaaacatggtAGACTAAAGCTTTAAGTTATTATCCTTGTAAAATAATCATGGAAAAGCTGAGGTTaccttgaaaataatttattttatttataccttAAGAGTGAGGCCGTGATAGAAGCAGAAACACAAAATTGCTCTTTTTAATAGAACAAGCTGCAGAGAAAGTCCAGGAGAGATACCCTTGAAATCACTCTCAAAAGCTTACTCTAAAGGTGACATTACTTTTCAAATCTGGACTGTTGAAAAGTGAGAGCTGCTGAATGACAATGATCTTCTCCTTGTCTTTGTGAACAAACTCTTCCTTTGCTTGCACATGCCTGAGCATACTGTCCTGTCATGGAGAGTATGCCCTTGTCCTTCTTTGCAATTCTCTAAACttaaacttcaaaagaaaatgttaaagatgTGGTATATATGATCTCTCTATGTCCTTGAACTATAGAGAGGAAACTTTCTACCATTACAAAACGCACACCACAACGTGAAACAAGCTTACAGGAATATGATGGTTACTAACCCAACCACTGCCAAGTCTCctcagtgaaaaacaaaatgttgagtAGATATCATTAGGAAAGTAAAATGAGATTTAGTTTGGAACAGAATATTCCAAaactattctattctattccaaaCTAAATTTAGACTACAGTCTTAGGATTGCCTATGGAATGATGGCCTAGCTTCAATTGCCTGACTTTAGCCACAAGACATGAAATCGAGAGCTTAAATATTACTATGTAAGTATGCATACAGTTCACTTTTCCAAGAAGAGGGGGagtaccaaaaataaaatgtacagagGCAGTGTTATACCAAGAAGAAGAGTGACAGTAGCTCTTTGCAGTTAGTATACTTCAGCTGTGGTTAGCAGTGAAAAGTCTTATCCAGCTGTATTACATCTGTCAGTATTAAGCAATAGATGAGAGTAACTGTTTATCATATAGCCAAGAAGAGAAATTGTACCAGAAGTGGGGATGAGAAGGGATAGACTATGGGTTAATTAAGGTCACCAAGAATAACATCTCATCTATTCTTTCTCAGAgatctatttttttcctaaaggtcttttaaatatGTTGTTTAGAAACTCCTGATTGGTTTTTGTTTCCAGTCTTTCTTTTCGTAAGTAAATTTCTTTGAATAGTTCATTTTCCTCACTTCTGGCTTTGCACTTGAATAGAGTAGTAAAATAGATCCATGATGTGCTGAAATGGCTATGAAGACTCAGTTGCCAAAGTACAAAACAAGGACCATACCTAAAATGCTTCTGGTGGCCTGTGGAAGAGTAAGTAGCCTGGAATCAGAAGCAGAAATAGCAGAagattgaaaaacagaaataattgaaCGCCAACAGTACTACAGCAGGAGTCAGCAAGCATGGAAATGAAATATTATTGGAATCCAGGGAATAAGAGTTTTAGGCATCTATAAAACTGTCTGAGATTTAACCTTTTCTCATATAAGCAAGGGATTTGATTACACAAAATTTTTTGACAGTGGATGGCTAGACTGTACTTATCAATTTGTTCACTACTGTTCTATGGCTATCTCTGGAAGACCTTTTAGGTACAATAAGGAAGATGGGAGAGTACATAGCTGATAATAATACCTTGTGATTTGTACTGTGAGAGATCGAGTTGTGGAAGCTCTAGGGCTGTGCCTCAGTTCAACCTGGATGTAAAGCCAGGCAATACACCCCCAAGCCCATGAACAACCTAGGCTCTGGGGGCAGATTTTCCTGTTGGAAATCCTAGCACTATTACTGAAATTACTTGGTAATCTTGGGAAGGGCATGTAATCTCTGTAAGCATCTAAACtattaaatgggaataataataataaataataaattagatcCAAGAACACTCCAATGGCTTCTCATCTGGCGTATAGTAAAATCCAGACTCTTTAATGAGGGTCAGAGGTCCCACATAATCTGGCCCTTGCTTATTCTGATTTATTCTCTTTATAAACAGATTCTCTTCATACCCACTACCCCAGattatcttttgaatttgtttattgtGTTATCTCTTTCTCCCTATCATCTCCTCTGCTACTAACAGCAGACACCTTTTCTATCTCATTAATTGCTGTATCCACAGAACCTGGAACAGTGGTGGCAcaaagtaagtgctcagtaactaTCTGTTGAATGAGTAAGTACATACTGTGGTATATGAAGCACATAGTATAGGGCTGGTAAGTAATACACCTACCATAATTGTTTGCTGCCTCATGTATTATGGCTCTGTATGATTTTGTTTGGGAAAAAGTCTGCTACTGCAGAAGTGTAGATTTGAAATTAATATATTACTAAGGGAAATAAAATCCCAGTTGAAAAATAATCTCAGTTCTGGAGATATAGTGATAAAATGAtggcaaatttttaaatgcttaatttttccaattttgtaTGTATAACATCTTTTGTCTGCAACTGCGTAACAAGCAGGGCAAGAAGGAAGGGAATATTAAACtggttttttaaaatctcttaggCCAAATTACCTTattgaggaggaagggagaactgAATTTGAATCAACTAAAATAAGATTGATATCTTTCCTCAttggaaaaaaacatgaaaacacagGGACTCGTAAGAATGCTAACATTTGTATGTTGTTTCCATTTCTACTCTAGGTGTTGCCACATCTGCAAACTTCCTGGGAGAGTAATGGGGATTCGAGTGCTTCGATTATCTTTGGTGGTCATCCTCGTATTATTACTGGTAGCTGGTGCTTTGACTGCCTTACTTCCCAGTGTTAAAGAAGACAAGATGCTCATGTTGCGTAGGGAAATAAAATCCCAGGGCAAGTCCACCATGGACTCCTTTACTCTCATAATGCAGACGTACAACAGAACAGATCTCTTATTGAAACTTTTAAATCATTATCAGGCTGTACCAAATCTGCACAAAGTGATTGTGGTATGGAACAATATTGGAGAGAAGGCACCAGATGAATTATGGAATTCTCTAGGGCCCCACCCTATCCCTGTGATCTTCAAACAACAGACAGCAAACAGGATGAGAAATCGACTCCAGGTCTTTCCTGAACTGGAAACCATTGGTGAGTTGCAGTGTAGTTCTTAGCCTGGAAAGGCTGCCGCTATCCAGAGCTGGGACAGACGTGAATTTCTGGCCTTCTGCTTAACTGtctgaagaaaaatgaaggaagttAGTCCTAAgaaagcactttggaaagcttGAGGGACAATTTCCAAGATGTCAAGAAGTGGTTTCCTGGCAAAGAGGTTAATATTGTAATAAAGGATATgctataattacatattattgcATTACAGTTGACAGTAAGATGCCATTTAGCTTatgcttaatatatttttttgccACTCCTCTTTTCCTCCCATTCCTGACAGTTTCATGAGGTTGCAATTTGCTTAAAAGAAtcttggctttattcatttatAGGCCCAATAGTTTCTAGGATGATGGATAATAACTGCTTGATTATTTTCCCTTCAGGCAGTTATACAATCAGTTATgataccaaaaaaattattttctactggACAAATCTCCCCAAGAATACATTGCTTATTTATTATTGGGTCAGAAAATACTTCATTTGAATGATCTATATAGACACTATTGTATTTTactacttttgttttcatttccaaaCTATTCAACTTAAATTTTTGTCCTTTCATTTTAGCAGTGTTGATGGTAGATGATGACACACTCATCAGCACCCCAGACCTTGTTTTTGCTTTCTCAGTTTGGCAGGTAATGTTGCTGTCTCTTTTATGAAACCGTCTTTATAAGATCTTGACTAGTACTTAACCAGGGCAACATGGTTAATATAGAAGTtacctaaaatattttagataatatttatcTAAAAGATGGATGAATTTGTTATAGGCTAATCAAGATTTTCTGAGCTTAGTTCAGCCATCCTGAAAGTTATAGTATCTTTTACCTAGATTTAACTTATATTTTGGTGTATTGGGGAAAAGAGCTAGAACTGCCTTCCAGagaacaatggggaaaagatgtgGTCCAGCAAAAACTAGAATGAGGAGGTGTTTTGCCTAGACCACAGACATGTGTCTCAAATGATAAgcgtatttctatgttaataatGTGTATAACTTTTTGTAAAAGGAAGTATTTATTACCTCCACAAAATTTAATCCTGGTTCTGAGAGCATTGTTTAGAAATTTTGCAGTAATAATTTTACATGTACCATTGTGGTAggagggttttgttttattttgttttgttttttcttaaatcatAGCTTGAATAAGCAGGCATAAATTGGTCAGTATCCTATAAAAGCAGCTCTCTCCTATTGAATATGTGTTAGTAATAGCTAACTTTTACAAGTTGCACTGCCATTACCTGAAACCGGAACTGCACGGAAGTACTTGGAAGCCGTGTCAAATAATTAAACGCTGTGCTACCCAGTAAATGATCGAATTTATGCCAtggtaacttttaaaattagcttcTTGGGATATAACAGCATTCGATATTAATAGTAAGTGATCACAATACTCAGCAGATAtcagcatttttaaaacttcagttttTAATTTCATGCCTAGTGTGCTGATCAACGAAATTTTTCCatatcaacaatttttttttccagcccttggaatgaaatgaaataaatgaaagcttCTTGGACAAAAAGTTCTAATGTGATAATTCAACTGTGAGATTTCTATTGATGCTTAAAAATCCATTTGCCCAAAATGTAAAAATGGAGGCAGAATATGGGGACTGTGGTTAATTGGAACCATCTGAGTAAACTATAAGTTAAAGATATATAGATACGATTTcaggttttatttataaaaatatcaaaaacaatttCAGTCCATTGACCAATTTAAATTCAGTCCAACCCAAACCCTGCATAGCATAATGATCTGAGGTTTGTGTATAAGCAAGCAAGATTCGAGTAGACATTCATCTGTGTCTTTGTATTTGCCCATTACCTCCACTTTTAGTGttttcccttttccctctctAGCCAACTGTGAAATTTCTTTCATTCTCCTAGATTGTGTAAATAGCGCATCTTCTCTGAAGGCTCCCAGCCTTTATCCCCCATCCCCTGACCTTCCACTTTGCCTCCCAGCAACACAGTTGTCATTCTACCCTCAATGTGCCCATCGGATTTACCCAGCTGCACTTAAAACGACTTTCTCACAGTATTGTACTTCCTTGTTTGCATATCCATATCATACCCCTCTGCCCTCTCTAGACTATAAGTGCTTTGAAATAGCATTTAACTCAGCctcgtgtgtgggtgtgtgtgtgtgtgtgtgtgtgtccctagTTCTGCAtctgttcaataaatgaatgaaactcAAATTATTTATGAGTGAATGAAACTTTCAACCCTATAAATTCTTACCTCTTTCCCATgcttcagtgtttttcttttgtttgctgattgttgttttatttttagtcacGCTCATCTACCATCTATCCTTTCATCAGATTCTGATGCATCTCtctcacatatatataatataaacatttattttatatagataagtataaacatttatttatattatctcattttttaaaaaaagaaacacccaAGCTGAAATGGGATAAATATAACATTGTTTAAAATCAACAGTAATTTTTATGAACATCGAAATCAACATGAAAAAGAGATAATCACACATGTAGGTCCATAATTTTATATACTCCTAAGAGATTAGAACAAATTTTCAAAACAATCCCATTATCTCTTATTTCCTACAATAAATAGCATTCAGGCAGTCAACTTTTCTCGCAGCAGATTTTGAAGGATTGGACTCTTTGGTGACTGGAATTTGTTAATGTCAGATAATGTTTGAATTAGGAGAACATTTGTAAGGGTAGAATATTTGTTTTCAGAGATGTTTGGGTTGTGATGCAATTTGACCTGTAAACATATCAGAACACACATTTATGAAGTTACCTGGAGCTAGATAAAACTGAAATGTAGAAACCAGGAATAAGGAAGAGTTGACAAATCAGTTTCATTCTCTCTGTAATAAATCATTGCCTTTTTCACTATGTCTTCTCTAAAAATATGTGACATTTAATtgttctttttccctcttttcagCAATTTCCTGATCAAATTGTAGGATTTGTTCCTAGAAAGCACGTCTCTACTTCATCAGGTATCTACAGTTATGGAAGTTTTGAAATGCAAGCACCAGGGTCTGGAAATGGTGACCAGTACTCTATGGTGCTGATTGGAGCCTCATTCTTCAATAGCAAATATCTTGAATTATTTCAGAGGCAACCTGCAGCTGTCCATGCTTTGATAGATGATACTCAAAACTGTGATGATATTGCCATGAATTTTATCATTGCCAAGCATATTGGCAAGACTTCAGGGATATTTGTGAAGCCTGTAAACATGGACAATTTGGAAAAAGAAACCAACAGTGGCTATTCTGGAATGTGGCATCGAGCTGAGCACGCTCTGCAGAGGTCTTATTGTATAAATAAGCTTGTTAATATCTATGATAGCATGCCCTTAAAATACTCCAACATTATGATTTCCCAGTTTGGTTTTCCATATGccaactacaaaagaaaaatataaaaataaaacaaacaaaaacaaacctgaaaACTGCTTGGCATTTGAGTAGCTTCTCCatgctatgtatttttttaagcaaCATCATGAATTTTATCTACTCCAGAAGTCtctacaatagaaaaaaaaagtgcagtgcTTCTAGGATATAAAATTCACATTACTTTTGAAAGCCAAGAAGTTGGTCTCATCCAGTTAGGTCTTCTTATGAAGAGTTTTCATCCAGGGATATAACTCCTTGGTCAGTGATTTTACTGTTTACATCCTGAGACTGTTCTACAGTTCTTTGACTCCTGGCATTTGCCTTAAGGACCTATAGCAAGCTGTTTCTAGGATCAGAAACTCAAGAGAGGCATTTCTCTGCTTTTTCACTAAAggtcaattgttttaatttgaaaccTGAAATGCCTCTTTAGCAAAAGCCTGTGGTATGGGGTAAAGCCATGTAAGAAGAGAATAGTCTCAGTCTCATATGAAGAGGAAAATTTGCAGCTGCCAGTGCTTTCCTTGTGGCCAACCAGCTCTTCCAGGACGAACTCAGTCCAGCATGGTTTTGATGTAACCAtccatgcttttatttttgttaagtcTTTTGTGACTGGGACAGTTAATTTTAGTAGCTGAAGAACGTCTAGTTGTTTGCTTGATTTTTGTGAACATTTACTGCATGGATCACAAAACAATATACCCTGTATTTCTTATACACCACTTATATGCAGCAAGGAGTAAATGTGTTACTAGATTCGGGTAGTGCATTTTGTCACTGAATCTGACCTTGAGAATGTACattaattcttatattttacataatgtatgtGTTGTTTAAGAAATGtataaaaaacctgaaaaaaatgagtaagaacTGGCAGAAGTTAAAACCCTTTGTATCAAAAGATCTTTATTGGTAGAGCACTGGTTATCTTCTGGACACTAAAAAGTTGTATTACAAAGCCAAACACTTGCATtcacaactttaaaaaaagaagatccaaGGTACTATTCATAATGATGAAATTTCAACTACATACAAGGAGGAGAAAATAAGAACCCAGTCATAACAGAGGAATTCTATAGGAGTCTGCATCAATTCATTGTTAAGGTTGCCTACTCTCTGTTATGTGAATTAGCGTCTGTGTTTCACCCATTGTCTGTGTTTAGTCCTTGTTCACCACTAGGGCAAGGAATTCTTAACTAGGCCTCTGTTTAccaccttctctttctcctcctttccctcttattcctccttctcctcttccttcttataTAATGCTAGTATAGTCTCAAAATTGCAAAGCTgtgagaatattaaaataatcatggCTAATGTTCCAATAATGAGGTCTTCGTGCATTTAGTTCCACatatgatggttttttttttacattaaagagTATACGTGTCAATGCAGTCagattgtaaaaaacaaaaacaaagaaactaagAATCTTACTAAAAATCGATAATGTCAGTTATCTGTTTGGTCCAATATTGGTAGTACTTCTTTGCCTCTTATGATTCCTCTAgcagataaataaaagaaacttttGCCATCCATGTGTTCTGTGTTAACTTAAGCAGACTCATGTTTTTGTGATTGGTGTTCTTACACATTTCTAGATATGATACTCTAATATGTTGCTGAGAATAAGGTAGAGACATTAGCCACATTACCCATGAAAAAATATTCCCAAATTTTATTTCCCATCTTGTGTCTTTAAACTTGTCTTAAGCATCACATAAGTTAATCATATCATGTTTTCAGATATTATAGAGCAAATAATATGAAACCAAAATGCAGTTCAGTCTACATTACAAAGACTCTTGCATTGTAGGTAGACTCCTATTAAAGCTGTCTTTCCCTGAACGCCTCTTATTCTTGCCTCAAATGATCTGGAGAAGAGATGCTCAGGCTTAAAACTTTGTAAGAGAAGCAATGCAGCGTAGCGGGTCAATTGTGCACACTTTGCCATTAGAATACTTGGGCTCAAATCCTTGCTAGACCTCATTTTCTCTttactcagtttccttatctgcaaaataaggataataactgCCTGGAGTTTGTTTTAAGGAATAAAAGAGATAACTTGCATAAATATAGCACAGTGCCTTGCCCATtttagatgttcaataaatgaaaGCTGTTGGGATGACAGTGTTATTGATAATAAGGATAGAATTAATCCTTCCACTCACCACCTAGGTGTTAGGAAGCCCCTGCATCCACCAGGTGAGACATTCAggaaattatttacatttaactATGGGCAAGGAACCATGGCAGTTTCATCtcctattcattatttatttcaaatactgtttttcctttcttttttttttgagacagagtctcgctctgtcaaatAGTATTTTTCTTATGATTAAAGCAGTATATATTCATTCTGGCAATTTTGGCATAttcagaaaagtataaagaagtaATTAAAAGCCCACTACCCCAATTAACAATGGCATTTTTGTATGTGTTCCTGCAGACTTTTCTAGGCATATATTTTACTAGCATGATTTATctggtattttattatatgaataaaCCATAATTTATGCACTCAATCAtactaccattttattttatacttttttaccATTATAAAAACATTTGGATAAGTATCTTTGCCTTGAAAAGATATCTTTGAGCatatctataattatttctttaaaatcaagTCCAACAAAGTTCAATACCTGGGTCTATCTAGTAGTGTGTGTGCTTTTAGGGTTTTGCTACATACTGCTAAATGCTTCCAGAGGTGTTGACATGGCTAGCCTATTCATACCACGTCTGAGAGCACCTGTTTCCTGTCAGTTTCCCAAAATTGAGTATTATTTAACAggttctttcatatattttctatatataaaataaatagtgcTGGATTTGAAAGGCTGCTCATTCATAGAACTCTGTGTTGAGAAGGCTGAAAAGGCAGGCAATCAACTATCAAAAAAACTGGAGGGCAATATAAGCTTCAGGAAGCATTTGACAGCTTCTAAAAACTTTACTCCAAGGTTTAGagtataaacaatgaaaatttcCTGGTACCAGCAATAAACCGTTTGGAAGCAACAGAAATGGCCACATTTGTTTCCTCTGGGAAGACCTAAGGCTTTGAACCTGAGGCCAGGAAGGGATA includes these proteins:
- the EXTL2 gene encoding exostosin-like 2 isoform X1 encodes the protein MRCCHICKLPGRVMGIRVLRLSLVVILVLLLVAGALTALLPSVKEDKMLMLRREIKSQGKSTMDSFTLIMQTYNRTDLLLKLLNHYQAVPNLHKVIVVWNNIGEKAPDELWNSLGPHPIPVIFKQQTANRMRNRLQVFPELETIAVLMVDDDTLISTPDLVFAFSVWQQFPDQIVGFVPRKHVSTSSGIYSYGSFEMQAPGSGNGDQYSMVLIGASFFNSKYLELFQRQPAAVHALIDDTQNCDDIAMNFIIAKHIGKTSGIFVKPVNMDNLEKETNSGYSGMWHRAEHALQRSYCINKLVNIYDSMPLKYSNIMISQFGFPYANYKRKI
- the EXTL2 gene encoding exostosin-like 2 isoform X2; this encodes MRCCHICKLPGRVMGIRVLRLSLVVILVLLLVAGALTALLPSVKEDKMLMLRREIKSQGKSTMDSFTLIMQTYNRTDLLLKLLNHYQAVPNLHKVIVVWNNIGEKAPDELWNSLGPHPIPVIFKQQTANRMRNRLQVFPELETIVLMVDDDTLISTPDLVFAFSVWQQFPDQIVGFVPRKHVSTSSGIYSYGSFEMQAPGSGNGDQYSMVLIGASFFNSKYLELFQRQPAAVHALIDDTQNCDDIAMNFIIAKHIGKTSGIFVKPVNMDNLEKETNSGYSGMWHRAEHALQRSYCINKLVNIYDSMPLKYSNIMISQFGFPYANYKRKI